A window from Bactrocera dorsalis isolate Fly_Bdor unplaced genomic scaffold, ASM2337382v1 BdCtg260, whole genome shotgun sequence encodes these proteins:
- the LOC105231757 gene encoding prolyl 4-hydroxylase subunit alpha-1, with protein sequence MTSQAQLQIVTKRKLNLNGKIGPTIHCHLALFFIALWTVTCQAEYFSSIDSIPVLAIAEEDLIEWYGNFLDSQEQDFAVYRNFLERVKEEHELALEDPEAYLGNPINAYKLIKRTVVDWAAIVGNVRNSTALQALKANLTSLTSAMPLPDISELRGAAKGLGRLQTMYNLKTPDLADGVINGVYYGSELSAHECFEIGSNLFEAKEYPLAKEWLQLVLKLIYKGETARIKTSGDFYGDFDGDVDDEEITEPEANEVSGIEDEKQQTKEALDAEMSRNRAEYDNEYDNDDDDDDDDEDYGMEDLIYEPRYGVFAPVVLYDWDENGNIINQTDIERSDNLNNKTSAFDQDSLTNKLLNETLEYLALTSLELGERKETEIYINEILDINPEHAFKDLLLFMNIKESQNRAAFDSLIDLQRYEWFANYSRLCQGEQVEQKERHQLKCKLDTHNHPLFILAPLRKEELHADPEIVVYHGLLSDKHIVDILEQSEAHMVRSRVGGVDEFTVRDVRVSQQAWLTYHSPTLKYIHRTVSAISGFDLSNAEDMQVANYGIGGQYDPHHDFFDNFDHKAKSPWIGNRIATHLFFASDVEQGGYTVFPLLNVYAKPVKGSMVMWRNLHKSLDPDRRTLHAGCPVVKGTKRICNIWVRSGYQEFSHPCGLVRDNHKSAYVK encoded by the exons ATGACTTCGCAAGCGCAACTTCAAATTGTAACCAAACGAAAACTCAACCTTAACGGTAAAATAGGACCAACAATTCACTGCCACCTTGCTCTATTCTTTATCGCACTTTGGACTGTCACGTGTCAAGCTGAGTACTTCTCATCCATCGACAGCATACCAGTGCTGGCTATCGCAGAGGAAGATTTAATAGAGTGGTATGGGAATTTTCTCGATTCTCAAGAGCAGGATTTCGCTGTCTATCGCAA TTTCTTAGAAAGGGTAAAGGAGGAGCATGAATTGGCACTGGAGGATCCAGAAGCATATCTCGGTAACCCTATAAAtgcttataaattaattaaacgaaCCGTAGTTGACTGGGCTGCAATAGTGGGAAATGTGCGGAACAGTACAGCTCTGCAAG CACTTAAGGCAAACCTGACGTCGTTGACTTCGGCAATGCCTCTCCCTGACATAAGTGAACTACGCGGTGCGGCCAAGGGTTTGGGTCGGCTACAGACCATGTATAATTTAAAAACGCCTGACTTGGCTGACGGTGTTATTAATGGCGTATATTATGG TTCGGAACTCTCTGCACACGAATGTTTTGAAATCGGAAGCAATCTTTTCGAAGCTAAGGAATATCCTTTGGCAAAAGAATGGCTCCAGTTAGTATTGAAACTGATTTATAAAGGTGAAACTGCGAGAATTAAGACTTCAGGTGATTTTTATGGTGATTTTGACGGTGATGTTGACGATGAAGAGATCACGGAGCCAGAAGCAAATGAAGTGAGTGGAATAGAagatgaaaaacaacaaacaaaagagGCTCTTGACGCAGAGATGAGCAGAAATAGAGCAGAATATGACAACGAATATGACAAtgatgatgacgatgacgaCGACGATGAAGATTATGGGATGGAAGATCTTATTTATGAACCACGATATGGTGTATTTGCTCCTGTGGTACTGTACGATTGGGACGAAAATGGCAACATAATAAATCAAACTGATATTGAAAGGAGTGACAACCTCAATAACAAAACATCTGCATTCGATCAAGATTCTTTaacaaacaaattgttaaaCGAAACACTAGAATATTTAGCACTTACCAGTTTAGAGTTGGGCGAACGAAAGGAAACGGAGATTTACATTAATGAAATCTTAGATATAAATCCGGAACATGCCTTTAAAGATCTGCTActttttatgaatataaaagAATCACAAAATCGCGCCGCTTTCGACAGCTTGATTGATTTGCAGCGTTACGAATGGTTTGCGAACTACTCACGCTTGTGTCAAGGTGAACAAGTGGAGCAAAAAGAACGTCATCAACTCAAGTGCAAATTAGATACTCATAATCACCCACTATTCATATTGGCaccattgcgaaaagaagaattACATGCAGATCCCGAAATTGTCGTGTACCATGGACTGCTAAGCGATAAACATATTGTCGATATACTTGAACAGTCCGAAGCACATATGGTGCGTTCACGTGTTGGCGGTGTAGATGAATTTACGGTTCGCGATGTGCGCGTCAGCCAACAAGCTTGGCTAACTTATCACAGTCCAACACTAAAATACATCCATCGTACGGTATCGGCAATAAGTGGTTTTGACTTATCAAATGCTGAAGATATGCAGGTGGCCAATTATGGCATCGGCGGACAGTACGATCCACATCACGACTTTTTCgacaacttt GATCATAAAGCTAAATCTCCGTGGATTGGAAATCGCATAGCAACACATTTATTCTTT GCTTCTGACGTCGAGCAGGGCGGTTACACTGTGTTTCCTCTCTTGAATGTTTACGCAAAACCTGTTAAGGGTTCGATGGTTATGTGGCGTAACTTGCATAAGTCTCTGGATCCCGACAGACGTACGTTGCATGCCGGCTGCCCTGTAGTCAAGGGCACCAAGCGAA TTTGCAACATTTGGGTGCGTTCTGGTTATCAGGAATTCAGTCATCCCTGTGGTT